One Vigna unguiculata cultivar IT97K-499-35 chromosome 11, ASM411807v1, whole genome shotgun sequence DNA window includes the following coding sequences:
- the LOC114168303 gene encoding uncharacterized protein LOC114168303: protein MSEVKIIGVVGGGQMGSGIAQVAAMHGVDVVLHDLDHRALSKASSSISSSIDRFVSKGTLSQAAGVEVLKRVRFTTNLEDFHTADFIIEAIVESEEVKKSLFVKLDKIAKSSAILASNTSSISITRIASSTTRPRQVIGMHFMNPPPLKKLIEIIRGADTSDETFATTKALSQRLGKVVITSQDYSGFIVNRILMPMINEAFFTLYTGVATKEDIDKGMKLGTSHPMGPLELADFIGLDVCLSIMRVLHAGLGDNKYAPCPLLVQYVDAGRLGRKRGIGVYKYSEEPRSTKSSSRL, encoded by the exons ATGTCAGAGGTGAAGATAATCGGGGTGGTGGGCGGTGGCCAAATGGGATCGGGAATAGCGCAAGTTGCTGCCATGCACGGCGTCGACGTTGTCCTTCACGACCTCGATCACCGAGCCCTTTCCAAAGCCTCCTCTTCAATCTCCTCCTCTATCGACCGTTTTGTTTCCAAAGGCACCCTTTCTCAG GCGGCGGGAGTTGAGGTGTTGAAACGAGTGCGTTTTACCACGAATTTAGAGGACTTTCACACGGCGGATTTTATAATCGAAGCGATTGTGGAATCCGAAGAGGTAAAGAAGAGTTTATTCGTTAAATTGGACAAGATTGCGAAGAGTTCTGCGATTTTGGCTTCAAACACGAGCTCCATTTCCATCACGCGTATAGCTTCTTCTACAACCAGGCCGCGCCAG GTGATCGGAATGCATTTTATGAACCCTCCGCCTTTGAAGAAATTGATTGAGATTATACGGGGAGCAGACACTTCTGACGAGACATTTGCAACTACGAAAGCATTGTCACAGAG GTTGGGCAAGGTAGTAATTACCTCCCAGGATTATTCAGGTTTCATAGTGAATCGAATCCTTATGCCTATGATAAATGAAGCCTTTTTTACTCTCTACACTGGGGTTGCAACCAAAGAGGATATCGACAAAGGAATGAAGCTAGGTACTAGCCATCCAATGGGTCCTTTAGAGCTTGCAGACTTCATTGGATTGGATGTGTGCTTGTCAATAATGAGAGTTCTTCATGCTGGTCTTGGAGACAATAAATATGCACCATGCCCTCTCCTTGTGCAGTACGTTGATGCTGGAAGACTTGGAAGAAAGCGAGGTATTGGCGTGTATAAATATAGTGAAGAGCCAAGGTCTACAAAGTCATCTTCTCGTCTCTGA
- the LOC114170007 gene encoding phytosulfokine receptor 2-like: MELRRYCPMAFVRWSFLAWFIFFSVGLETLASSCDQHDLLALKEFAGNLTKGSIITAWSDDVFCCKWVGVVCDDVVDGGSRVSKLILPRMGLNGTISSSLAYLDQLKVLDISFNRLQGGLPSEFSNLKQLEVLDLSHNILSGPLFGALSGLQSIQILNISSNLFVGDLFQFGGLEHLVALNISNNSLTGQFNSQICSFSKGIHILDISQNNFSGGLEWLGNCSTSLQELHLDSNFFTGYLPDSLYSMSALEQLSVSMNYLSGQLSMKLSNLSNLKSLIISGNRFSGEIPNVFGNLSDLEQLIGHSNSFSGSLPSTLALCSKLQVLDLRNNSLTGSVSLNFSGLSNLSTLDLGSNHFNGPLPNSVSNCHELTMLSLAKNELTGQIPESYANLTSLLTLSLSNNSFENLSGALYVLQHCKNLTTLILTKNFHGEEISENLTVSFKSLVVLALGNCGLKGHIPAWLLNCSRLEVLDLSWNHLEGSVPSWIGWMDHLFYLDLSNNSLTGEIPKGLTELKGLISLNYHISSLFSSSAIPLYVKRNKSANGLQYNHASSFPPSIYLSNNRLSGTIWPEIGRLRELHILDLSRNNITGTIPSSISEMKNLETLDLSNNNLYGTIPPSFNNLTFLSKFSVAYNHLWGTIPAGGQFSSFPNSSFEGNLGLCGETYNHCNKEKTIDISTHSSGKFGKNSVLGITIGSGVGLALLIAVILLRMSKKDEDKPVDNFDEELSFPNRIPEAVVTSKLVLFQNSDCKDLTVEDLIKSTNNFNQENIIGCGGFGLVYKANLPNGRKVAVKKLSGYCGQVEREFQAEVEALSRAQHKNLVSLKGYCQHVNDRLLIYSYLENGSLDYWLHESENGNSALQWNVRLKIAQGAAHGLAYLHKECEPHIVHRDIKSSNILLDDKFEAYLADFGLSRLLQPYDTHVSTDLVGTLGYIPPEYSQALKATFKGDIYSFGVVLFELLTGRRPVEVIVGQCSRNLVSWVFQMKSENRNQEIFDSVIWHKDIEKQLLEVLAIACKCIDADPRQRPHIELVVSWLDGVGFDGSQQSSS; encoded by the coding sequence ATGGAATTGCGAAGATATTGCCCTATGGCTTTTGTGCGATGGAGTTTCTTGGCttggtttattttcttttctgtgGGACTTGAGACCCTTGCCAGTTCCTGTGACCAGCATGATTTGTTGGCCCTGAAGGAATTTGCTGGCAACCTTACAAAAGGGTCTATTATCACAGCATGGTCAGATGATGTTTTCTGCTGCAAATGGGTTGGAGTTGTTTGTgatgatgtggttgatggaggTAGTAGAGTGTCCAAGTTGATTCTACCTAGAATGGGTCTTAACGGCACAATTTCAAGTTCTTTAGCTTATCTGGATCAGCTGAAAGTGCTTGATATTTCGTTCAACCGTCTCCAAGGTGGATTGCCTTCCGAGTTCTCTAATTTGAAGCAGTTAGAAGTTCTTGATCTGAGCCATAATATTCTGTCTGGACCACTTTTTGGTGCACTCTCTGGTTTACAATCCATTCAGATACTGAATATTTCTAGCAATTTATTTGTTGGAGATCTCTTCCAATTCGGGGGATTAGAACATCTCGTTGCTCTCAACATAAGCAACAATTCATTAACGGGCCAGTTCAATTCTCAAATTTGCAGCTTCTCTAAGGGTATTCATATTCTTgatatatcacaaaataatttttctggTGGTCTTGAATGGTTGGGAAACTGCAGCACTTCCCTCCAAGAGTTACATTTGGATTCCAATTTTTTCACTGGCTATCTTCCTGATTCCTTGTATTCAATGTCAGCATTGGAGCAGCTCTCAGTCTCTATGAACTACCTCTCCGGTCAGTTAAGCATGAAGCTAAGTAACCTCTCAAACttaaaatctttaataattTCTGGAAACCGGTTTTCTGGGGAGATCCCAAATGTTTTTGGGAATCTTTCGGACCTTGAACAGCTAATAGGGCACTCCAATTCATTTTCTGGATCATTGCCTTCCACCTTGGCCTTATGCTCAAAACTTCAAGTTCTTGATCTTCGAAATAATTCTTTGACAGGTTCTGTTAGCCTTAATTTCTCTGGGTTGTCTAATCTTTCCACGTTAGACCTTGGTAGTAATCATTTTAATGGACCCCTTCCAAATTCTGTTTCCAATTGCCATGAATTGACAATGTTAAGCCTTGCAAAAAATGAATTAACTGGCCAAATCCCCGAGAGTTATGCAAACCTCACTTCACTTTTGACTCTGTCTCTCTCAAACAACAGTTTTGAGAACCTATCTGGGGCGCTTTATGTACTGCAGCACTGCAAAAATCTCACAACTCTTATCCTCACAAAGAATTTCCACGGTGAAGAAATTTCAGAAAACTTAACGGTAAGCTTCAAGAGCCTTGTGGTGTTAGCACTTGGAAATTGTGGTCTCAAAGGCCATATTCCTGCTTGGCTGTTAAATTGCTCGAGATTGGAAGTTCTTGATTTGTCATGGAACCATTTGGAAGGAAGTGTCCCTTCTTGGATTGGTTGGATGGATCATCTGTTCTACTTGGATTTGTCAAATAATTCTCTTACTGGAGAAATACCAAAAGGTTTAACAGAGCTGAAGGGCCTCATATCCCTAAATTATCATATATCAAGTCTTTTTTCATCTTCTGCTATTCCTCTCTATGTCAAGAGAAACAAGAGTGCCAATGGGTTGCAATATAACCATGCTTCGAGTTTCCCTCCATCAATATACTTGAGCAATAACAGATTAAGTGGAACAATATGGCCTGAAATCGGTCGTTTGAGAGAACTTCATATCTTAGATTTAAGCAGGAACAACATCACCGGCACAATTCCCAGCTCTATTTCTGAGATGAAGAATTTGGAAACATTAGACTTGTCTAATAATAATCTATACGGAACTATTCCTCCATCATTTAACAACCTCACATTCTTGTCCAAGTTCAGTGTGGCATATAATCACTTATGGGGAACAATTCCAGCTGGGGGACAATTTTCAAGTTTCCCAAATTCAAGCTTTGAGGGCAACCTTGGTCTTTGTGGAGAAACATACAATCATTGtaacaaagaaaaaactatCGACATTTCCACTCATTCATCGGGTAAATTCGGTAAAAACAGTGTCCTTGGCATCACAATTGGTTCAGGAGTGGGCCTTGCACTACTTATTGCAGTTATTCTGCTAAGAATGTCAAAGAAGGATGAGGATAAACCAGTGGATAACTTTGATGAGGAGCTTAGCTTTCCAAACAGGATACCCGAAGCAGTTGTCACTTCAAAATTGGTGCTTTTTCAGAATTCAGATTGCAAGGATCTCACAGTTGAAGATTTGATCAAATCTACCAACAACTTCAACCAAGAAAACATAATTGGTTGTGGTGGGTTTGGCCTTGTCTACAAGGCAAATCTTCCAAATGGTAGAAAGGTAGCTGTCAAGAAACTTTCAGGATACTGTGGTCAGGTAGAACGAGAATTCCAAGCAGAAGTGGAGGCACTCTCTAGAGCTCAACATAAGAACCTTGTTTCACTCAAAGGTTATTGTCAGCATGTCAACGACAGATTGTTAATTTACTCCTACTTGGAGAATGGAAGCCTTGACTATTGGTTGCATGAGAGCGAGAATGGAAATTCAGCTCTACAATGGAATGTAAGGCTCAAGATTGCTCAAGGTGCAGCTCATGGACTAGCTTATTTGCACAAGGAGTGTGAACCACATATTGTGCACAGAGATATTAAATCTAGCAACATACTTTTGGATGATAAATTCGAAGCTTATTTGGCTGATTTTGGACTTTCAAGGCTACTTCAACCCTATGATACACATGTTTCAACAGATTTAGTTGGAACTTTAGGATATATTCCTCCAGAATATAGTCAAGCACTGAAAGCGACATTCAAAGGTGATATTTACAGCTTTGGTGTTGTTCTTTTTGAGCTTCTTACTGGTCGAAGGCCTGTAGAAGTCATTGTGGGGCAATGCAGCAGGAATCTAGTGTCTTGGGTGTTTCAGATGAAATCTGAAAATAGGAATCAAGAAATTTTTGATTCAGTAATTTGGCACAAGGATATTGAGAAACAGCTCTTAGAGGTACTAGCTATTGCTTGTAAATGTATAGATGCAGATCCAAGGCAGAGACCCCATATTGAATTAGTTGTTTCATGGCTTGATGGTGTAGGATTTGATGGCTCTCAACAGTCATCATCTTAA